Proteins encoded by one window of Chaetodon trifascialis isolate fChaTrf1 chromosome 15, fChaTrf1.hap1, whole genome shotgun sequence:
- the LOC139343468 gene encoding protein phosphatase 1 regulatory subunit 29, translating into MQGASTTSTLLLFILPSILVFSPFPNMVNGDCWLIEGDKGYVWLAICSQNQPPYETIPQHINNTVHDLRLNENKLKAVLFSSMYRFTNLTDLNLTKNEISYIEDGAFAGQANLQVLQLGYNKLTNLTEGMMRGLGRMQCLFLQHNLIEVIASNAFWECPSLSSIDLSSNKLARIDPSTFTVLNRLMVCELAANPFHCGCDLYSFLTWLESFNNVTHTYDRLQCETPREMFGFPLLIAAGHSGRNAKNILYHHCRDGVMIPGMTSLPPDLDGPSGIGPEMFGGVGPYHQPTTSSSSTDHSFIPSIKLHHVSLSSASLLVQIPRPYSKMYILTQYNYTYVSDVMNLKNKKEMITLNKLKPHTNYTFCVASIRNSQRYNHTCLQFSTRAQNQDDTLPTPSTTTHYIMTIVGCLFGMLIVLGFVYYCLRKKRMHDEKKKSICVKKTILEMRYGPEVAAAVANDPSAVHKLQEQSREHHQYQHHHGGKLPMSTSSSSGMLHSANTSSSRLSSIPQVEKMATAFSEAMATSKGNYMDVRTGGAGLERVGDGGLGGMRVADLRDDDGTDVGDDSDDDGHGSASEISTIAMEVDKVNQIINNCIDALKLDAAAVAASGASTNPTASSNATSAPPTSTSSLTRGLIPLSQGLTDTCQIIAPNKIPPPPPLPALNAPLSERPGISGGGFVVTPPYRPPPPATAVRPIQRQMSADAAVVIVNAVKKQCSTTSCGSMGRDRERGGARVYSLDVPEPRSPDACNQQQQQYPDRASPVGCGEPLERLPLVGSGSCGGGGGGCDSGGVGAQHQDSQKSHHYHQQQQIQQQQQQQQQQLEVQQDYHCSEHRHSVPALYYEGSHQGSPAQRVSFLKPLTRSRRDAASYSQLSPARHHSSYSGYSSSPEYSSESSLRIWERFRPYRKGQRDEACYVTAGNALRKKVQFAKGEDLHDILDYWKGVSAQQKL; encoded by the exons ATGCAGGGTGCTTCTACCACCTCCACTCTCCTTCTTTTTATTCTTCCCTCAATCCTAGTCTTCTCCCCCTTTCCCAACATGGTCAATGGGGACTGCTGGCTCATTGAGGGGGACAAAGGCTATGTGTGGCTGGCTATCTGCAGTCAGAACCAGCCGCCGTACGAGACTATCCCCCAGCACATCAACAACACGGTACATGACTTGAGATTGAATGAGAACAAGCTGAAAGCAGTACTCTTCAGCTCTATGTATCGCTTCACCAACCTGACTGACCTCAACCTCACCAAGAATGAAATCAGCTATATTGAGGATGGAGCCTTTGCAGGACAAGCCAACCTACAG gTTCTTCAGCTTGGCTACAATAAGTTGACAAACTTAACTGAAGGTATGATGAGAGGGCTCGGTCGCATGCAATGCCTCTTCTTGCAACATAACCTCATTGAGGTTATTGCCAgcaatgcattctgggagtGCCCCAGCCTCAGCAGCATTGACCTGTCATCCAACAAGCTTGCCCGTATTGACCCATCCACATTCACCGTTCTCAATCGGCTGATGGTATGCGAACTGGCAGCAAATCCATTCCACTGCGGGTGTGATCTTTATAGCTTCCTAACCTGGTTGGAGTCCTTCAACAATGTCACACACACCTATGACCGTCTCCAGTGTGAGACGCCCCGAGAGATGTTCGGCTTCCCCTTACTTATCGCTGCTGGTCATTCTGGACGGAatgcaaaaaacattttgtacCATCACTGCCGAGATGGTGTGATGATTCCAGGAATGACCTCACTCCCACCCGATCTGGATGGTCCTTCTGGGATTGGACCAGAGATGTTTGGTGGTGTGGGCCCGTACCACCAACCCACCACCTCTTCCTCATCTACTGACCACAGCTTCATTCCAAGCATCAAGCTCCATCATGTCTCTTTGTCATCAGCTTCTCTCCTTGTGCAGATTCCAAGGCCCTACAGCAAAATGTATATTCTAACACAATACAACTATACATATGTGTCTGACGTCATGAATTTAAAGAACAAGAAGGAGATGATTACCCTCAACAAGCTCAAACCGCATACCAATTACACCTTCTGTGTAGCATCCATCCGCAACTCTCAACGTTATAACCACACCTGCCTCCAGTTTTCCACTCGGGCTCAAAATCAAGATGACACGCTCCCCACACCTTCTACCACTACTCACTACATAATGACCATTGTAGGCTGTCTTTTTGGCATGCTCATTGTTTTAGGCTTCGTCTACTATTGCCTACGTAAGAAACGGATGCACgatgagaagaagaagtccATCTGTGTCAAGAAAACTATTCTGGAAATGCGCTATGGACCAgaggtggcagcagcagtggcaaaTGATCCATCAGCAGTCCACAAGCTTCAGGAGCAGTCCAGAGAACATCACCAGTACCAGCACCACCATGGAGGCAAACTTCCCATGTCCACATCCTCGAGCTCGGGAATGCTCCACTCAGCCAACACCAGTTCCTCCAGACTTTCCTCTATCCCACAAGTGGAAAAGATGGCCACTGCCTTTTCAGAGGCAATGGCAACAAGTAAAGGAAATTATATGGATGTCAGAACTGGAGGGGCAGGGTTGGAGAGGGTGGGAGATGGTGGGCTTGGAGGGATGAGGGTGGCAGATTTGAGGGACGATGATGGTACTGATGTAGGGGATGACTCAGATGATGATGGACATGGTTCTGCATCAGAGATTTCCACCATTGCCATGGAGGTAGACAAAGTCAACCAGATCATTAACAACTGCATTGATGCACTGAAACTGGATGCGGCAGCAGTTGCTGCTTCAGGGGCCTCTACTAACCCTACAGCCTCCTCTAATGCCACCTCTGCACCCCCCACCAGCACATCCTCCCTTACTCGTGGCCTAATTCCACTCTCCCAAGGGTTGACAGACACATGCCAGATCATTGCTCCCAACAAAAtaccccctccccctcctctccctgcccTGAATGCCCCTCTCTCTGAGCGTCCAGGAATCAGTGGTGGTGGTTTTGTTGTCACTCCCCCCTACAGGCCCCCTCCACCAGCCACTGCTGTACGTCCTATTCAGCGACAAATGAGTGCAGATGCAGCAGTGGTTATTGTAAATGCTGtcaaaaaacaatgcagcaccACCTCTTGTGGCTCCATGGGTCGGGATAGGGAACGTGGAGGAGCAAGGGTGTATAGCCTGGATGTTCCTGAGCCAAGGAGCCCAGATGCCTGtaatcaacaacaacagcagtacCCAGATCGGGCCAGTCCCGTGGGCTGTGGGGAGCCCCTTGAGAGGCTGCCTTTAGTGGGGAGTGGGAGCTgtggtggagggggtggtggtTGCGACAGTGGTGGTGTTGGTGCCCAACACCAGGACAGCCAGAAGTCACACCATTATcatcaacagcaacaaatacagcaacagcagcagcagcagcagcagcagctggaggtgcAGCAGGACTACCACTGCTCGGAGCATCGCCACTCCGTCCCAGCTCTCTACTATGAAGGCTCACACCAGGGCTCCCCAGCCCAGAGGGTTTCCTTCCTAAAGCCCCTGACACGCTCTCGCAGGGATGCAGCATCATACTCCCAACTTTCGCCTGCCCGCCACCACTCCAGTTACTCCGGCTACTCCTCCAGTCCAGAGTACTCCTCAGAGAGCTCACTGAGGATCTGGGAGCGCTTTCGTCCCTACCGGAAAGGCCAGCGGGATGAGGCCTGTTATGTGACGGCTGGAAATGCCCTTCGAAAAAAGGTGCAGTTTGCTAAAGGTGAGGACCTGCATGACATCCTTGATTACTGGAAGGGTGTGTCAGCACAGCAGAAGCTGTGA